The genomic window GGCCGCCGGATCGTCGGGGCAGCGTTCCAGCACGGCGAGCCGGGAGGAACTGGAACCGGCCGAGAGCAGCGTGCAGCCTTTGCGCGGTTGGGTTTTCACGTTCACCGGCGCGTCGACGTAGCCGTACTCCAGCGTGCGCACCAGATCCGAGCGCCACATCTCCAGTCGCTGTTCGCCGTACGCGAGCACATAGGTGCCGTCGACGGAGAGCCGCACGCTCGGATCCATGTAGCTGCTGCGCGCGGTGCGGCGTTCCCCGGTGTCACCGGCCAGCAGGGTGGCTTGGCTGCACCCGCGCTGGTCCCGGTACACCGCGATCACCATGCCGAACTGCGCTTCCACACCGCACAGCGGCATATCCCGCCGGTAGCGCCACAATTCGGCGCCGGTGGCGGGATCACGTCCGGTGACGGTACCGCCCGAACCGGTGATCACCGCGCCGCCGGAGGCCAGCGCCCGCGCGCCGGCGTCGTCCGGCGCGTGCCACAACTCCCGCAGGTTCGCGGGGATCTTGTCGGCCGTCGGCGGGGTGGTCGCGGGCGTCGCCGCGGTCACCGATTCGGTGCCCGTAGCGTCGCCGCGCGCCCACACCACCAGCCCCGCGACCGCCACGAGCACGGCGATCGCGACTGCGGAGATGATGTCGGCGCGCGTCCGCCGCTCGGGTGCGAGCACGATTGCGAGACTAGCGGATCCGCCGAACTATGCCGAAGCAGCCGTTCCCGCGGTCGCGGCCACGGCCTCGCTCGCCTCGGCCTCGTCGGCCTTGCGACGGCGGCGGCGCACCGGCTTCTCGGCGGCCTCCGCGTCGGCGGGAGTGTCGCCGTTCCCGTCGACCACTTCGTCGGCCTTCTTACGGGTGCGGCGGCGCTTGACCGGTTCGGCCGCCGCGCCGTCGCCGTTCTCGGCGGTGCCGTTGTCCGTCGACTCGGCCGTGGCGGTCTTGCGGGTCCGTCGCCGGACGGGCTTCGCGGGCGCTTCCTCGGCGACCGCCGGGGTCTCGTCCGCGACCGCCGCGGTCTCGGGCCGCACCGGAGCTTCGGCGTCATCCGCGGCGGATGCCGTGGACTCTGCCTGCAACGCGGAGTCCTCCGCGACAGCAGTCGTGGGCTCTGCCTGCACAGCGGTCTCGGTCGCGCCAGGAGCAGCGGTCTCGGCCTGTACCGCAGCAGTGGTCTCCGCCGCGGCAGGAGCCGAAGTCTCGGCCTGGGCAGCGGTCTCATCCGTGACAGCCGCCGCGGTCTCGGCCACGCCGTTCTCGGCCGCCTCGGCGCCGTTGGCATCCGCGGACTTCCGACGACGACGCCTGCGCCGCGCCGGAGCCTCGGTGGTCTCCGCCTCGGCACTCTCGCCCGCGTTCTCGGTCGGCTCACCCTCGGCGGCGACTTCCGCCACGCCGTTGTCCGCGCCCTCGGCGCCGCCGGAGCGACGCCGCCTGCGCCTGCGGCGCGACCGACCCTCGTCCGCGTTCGGCTCGGCGCCGTTCGCCTCGGCGTCGGTCCCGTCGGCATCGACGGTCGACTCGGTGCCGGCCTCGGCCCCGTCGAGGGGCTTGCCGCCGCGGGTGCGCCTGCGGTTGCGCTTGCGTGGGCTGCGCGCCTCACGCTCGACCACCACGTCGTCCTCTTCGCGGGCAGGCCGCGGCTTACGGACCGTGCCGGTGACGCCCTCGGGAATGCCGAGATCGGCGAACAGATGCGGTGAACGCGAGTAGGTCTCCACCGGGTCCGGGATGCCGAGGCCGAGCGCGGTGTCGATGGCGGCCCAGCGATTGAGTTCGTCCCAGTCGATCAGCGTCACCGCGACGCCGGTGCGCCCGGCCCGGCCGGTACGGCCGATCCGGTGCACGTAGGTCTTCTCGTCCTCGGGGCACTGGTAGTTGACGACGTGCGTGACGTCGTCGATATCGATGCCGCGGGCGGCTACGTCGGTGGCGACCAGCACGTCGATGGTGCCCTTGCGGAACTTGGTCAGCGCCTTCTCGCGGGCGATCTGCCCGAGGTCGCCGTGCACCGCGCCCACCGCGAAACCGCGCTCGGCCAGGTCGTCGGCGACCTTCTGCGCGGTGCGCTTGGTGCGCGTGAAGATCATGGTGGCGCCGCGGCTCTCGGCCTGCAGCACCCGCGCGATCAGCTCGCTCTTGTCCAGCGCGTGCGCACGGTAGACGAACTGCGCGGTGCGGTCGTGCACTGCCGAATCGTGCGGCTCCTCGGCCCTGATGTGAGTCGGGCGGGTGAGGAAGGTGCGGGCCAGGGTGATGATCGGGCCGGGCATGGTGGCCGAGAACAGCATCGTCTGGCGCTTCTCGGGCACC from Nocardia bhagyanarayanae includes these protein-coding regions:
- a CDS encoding PQQ-binding-like beta-propeller repeat protein, with the translated sequence MLAPERRTRADIISAVAIAVLVAVAGLVVWARGDATGTESVTAATPATTPPTADKIPANLRELWHAPDDAGARALASGGAVITGSGGTVTGRDPATGAELWRYRRDMPLCGVEAQFGMVIAVYRDQRGCSQATLLAGDTGERRTARSSYMDPSVRLSVDGTYVLAYGEQRLEMWRSDLVRTLEYGYVDAPVNVKTQPRKGCTLLSAGSSSSRLAVLERCPDDPAARLTVLNPAPKDNTVPEEYGSHVLSGPGADAPGTRVIAVSDSRIVLYLPGGTASGTGESTPPRLGVYDSTGNPVVMHQLSAPLGENATTTRIGSAHLVFTGNSVIALNASTFDPLWAAPNSLGSPAMMAGRLLLPVADGLAVLDPTSGAEVGRIPFPRPGYTGGPISLAVLGNTVLELRDGELHALG